A region of Actinomycetota bacterium DNA encodes the following proteins:
- a CDS encoding Ppx/GppA phosphatase family protein, with translation MNTAAIDVGTNSTRLLIADIKDGKLNTLVRTMEITRLGKDLGQTGVISDVSAKNTIRVLKRYQQQMLDMEVTSYRAVGTKALRTAKNSHWFLELSRRQANIVIEIITGRQEAGLSYRGAIADVDIGRIIKKPPTNAQDWLVLDIGGGSTELIIGSGPEPRKDMSLEIGCVSLTESFDIDYAAMEDYTLNYISNSLKEWRNSKFKASLGLAGTITTLAAIDLELKVYNRDKIHHHILSLDKVKEQYQNLKKMDLAQRKKLAGLHPKRADIIVAGSFILLAIMDLLDLNYIVVSESDILDGIIYSMSDF, from the coding sequence ATGAACACTGCAGCCATAGACGTAGGCACCAATTCAACCCGACTGCTTATAGCAGACATCAAGGATGGAAAGCTTAATACCCTGGTTAGGACTATGGAAATAACCCGTCTGGGAAAAGATTTGGGCCAAACCGGCGTTATATCTGATGTATCTGCTAAAAATACTATAAGGGTATTAAAACGGTACCAGCAGCAAATGCTTGATATGGAGGTTACCAGTTACAGGGCAGTAGGAACCAAAGCCTTAAGGACAGCTAAAAACAGCCATTGGTTCCTGGAGCTTTCCCGGAGGCAGGCCAATATAGTCATTGAAATTATAACCGGAAGGCAAGAAGCTGGTTTAAGTTACAGGGGAGCCATAGCCGATGTTGATATAGGAAGGATCATCAAAAAACCTCCAACCAATGCCCAGGATTGGCTGGTCTTGGATATAGGCGGTGGAAGTACTGAACTTATTATTGGCTCAGGACCTGAACCGCGCAAAGACATGAGTTTGGAAATAGGCTGTGTAAGCCTTACCGAAAGTTTTGATATAGACTATGCTGCTATGGAGGACTATACCTTGAACTATATCAGCAACAGCTTAAAAGAATGGCGGAACAGTAAATTTAAGGCTTCATTAGGACTGGCTGGTACTATAACCACCCTGGCTGCCATCGATTTAGAACTTAAGGTCTATAATAGGGATAAAATACACCATCATATACTGTCTCTGGATAAGGTAAAAGAGCAATACCAGAATTTAAAAAAGATGGACCTGGCCCAGAGAAAAAAATTGGCTGGTCTTCATCCTAAAAGGGCAGATATAATAGTAGCTGGATCCTTCATATTGCTGGCCATAATGGACTTGTTGGATCTTAATTATATAGTGGTCAGCGAGTCAGATATTTTAGACGGAATTATTTACAGTATGTCTGATTTCTGA